The following is a genomic window from Verrucomicrobiia bacterium.
GGACGATTACCGCTATTTTCCGGAACCGGATTTACTGCCTTTGGAGGTTTCCACCGACTGGCTGGAAACGGTGCACAAGGCAATGCCGGAGTTGCCGGAAGCAAGACGGAGACGCTTTGTCGAGACCCACCAGCTTTCCGATTACGACGCCTCTCTCTTAACCTCCGAGCGGCCGGTGGCGGATTACTTTGAGACGGTGATTAAATCATTCCCCAACGCGAAGACCGTCGCCAATTGGATAAGCGTGGAAATATTTAGGTTCCTTAAAGAAAAAAGGATTTCCATTGACGAGTTGAAGGTGTCGCCGGTTGAGCTGGCAACTCTTTTGAAAAAGCTGGATTCCGGTGCCCTCTCCAACAATATGGCCAAGGAGGCCTTGGCCGAAATGGTGGAAACCGGCAAGACGGTTGAGACGGTCGTAAAGGTGAAGGGGTTGGTGCAGGAATCGGACGAAGCCGTTTTGGATGGTTGGGTGCGGGAGGTAATCGCTTCTTTTCCTAAACAGATGGCAAGTTATAAAGGTGGGAAAAAACAGCTCTTGGGGTTTTTCGTAGGGGAAACGGTTAAAAAAAGCGGGGGAAAGGCGAATCCCAAGCTGGTGGCAAACCTGGTAAAAAAGCACCTTGGCGAGTAGGCTTTCCGTCTGGGTCTCCGGTTCGGGCTCCAATCTGGAACGGATTGTAGAGGCCAGCCGCAACGGGGAAATTCCCGCTTCCGTTGTTTTGGTCGTCTCCGACCGGCCCGGAATCTTGGCTTTGGAACGGGCTGCAAAGCATTCCATTCCATCCGCGGTCATATCCAAAAAGGATTACGAAAGTGAGGGGGCCTATGCCTTGGCGCTTATGGAACTGCTCAAAAAACATCGCGTTGATTTAATCTGCCTGGCGGGATATCTGAGAAAGGTGCCAAATGAAGTGGTGCGCGCCTATAGCGGCAGAATCTTGAATCTCCATCCCGCCCTTTTGCCCAACTACGGCGGCAAAGGATTTTTCGGCCGCACCGTGCACGAGGCGGTTTTGGCTGCCAAGGAAAAAGAGACCGGGGCGACCGTTCATTACGTGGATGAACAATACGATCATGGTTCCATAATCCTTCAAAAAAAGATTCCCGTTTTGCCAACCGATACTCCCGAAACACTGGCCGAACGGGTCCATCAACTTGAATACGAAATCTATCCTGAAGCCATCAAGCTGGTTCTGCAAAAGCTGGCTCGCCGGTAGCCTGATTTTCGGGGCCTTTTTTTGCACTAGGGCCTGGGCCGATTCACTGGAAACGGCCGTTCCCAAAATCCGCTCCGTAGTAATCGAGCGGCAGGATATCTTTCCCGCGGAAGAGGAAAGCCTCTGGCTGTTTCGGCTGGCCAACCGGTTTCACCTGCGAACAAAAGAGCCGGTCGTCCGGCGCGAGCTTTTGCTGAAAGCGGGCGAAAACTACGATTCCGTCTTGGCGGAGGAGAGCGAGCGGAATTTGCGAGCGTTGGGGATTTTCGGATCGGTTTTGGTGACCCCGCATATCATTTCCGATTCGCTGGTTGACCTGTTGGTCGAAACAAGCGACCAGTGGACGACCAGCGGCAATTTTGCCTTCGGGGGCGGGGGAGGGGCCTACGAATTCTCGCTCGGGTTTGAAGAGGAGAATCTACTGGGTTGGGGGCAGCGGTTCGAGCTGCTTTATGAAGAGAGCGACTTGCGGGTGGGGAGGTGTGTCTCTTTCTATGACCGCAAGCTTCTTTCCAGGCCGGTCTCCCTTTATTGGATTGCCGAAAGCCGATCGGACGGGGATTATTATCTTATTGAGGCCGCCCGGCCGCTTTATTCTTCGAGGGACAAGTGGGGTGCCCGCCTGCAGGGTTTAACCTATACCGACCGGCTGCGCTTTTTTGACCACGGTGAGGAGCGGTTCTATTTTCAGCAGAAAGTAAGAGAAGCCTCGTTTTCCGTTCTGCGGTCATGGGGCAGGGAATTCAAAACGAACGCCTCGCTCGGCTATACAATAACTCAAAATCGGTTTTCCGGGCCGTTTTATTTCTTTTCGGCCGACACTGTTCATACGCCGGGTCGATACGGGTTTGTTCCGCCGGAGGAGCGGGTGCACGCGTTCACCGCCGCCCTTAATTGGTATGTGAATCGTTTTTCGGAAGAGCGGTATTTGGACAACTTTGGGGTGGTTGAGGATGTCCGGAACGGCGAGTCGGTTTCGTTTGAATATGTCTTTGGGGCAAAGTTTTTGGGTTCCTCCCTCTCCCGCCACGAACTGGCTTTTTCAACCGGCACAACCCGCAAAGCGGGCAGGCATCTTTTCCAAGTTGTTGCCGGAAACCGGACCTCTTTTTTGTCCCAAAATTGGGAAGGAAGTTTTTGGCAGGGGAACCTCCGTTATTATTGGCGCTGGACCGAACGCCAAACGACGGCGTTCCGGTTTGACCTGTCAACCATCAACGGCCTTTCCCGTTACGGTCAATTCCTTTTAGGAGGGGAAAAGGGGCTGCGGGGATACGAGGCGCGAACGCTTGCCGGCAGCCGGATGGTTTTGGGGACGGCGGAGCATCGGTTTTTTGGCCCCAATCTTTTTTCCCTTTTCGGTTTGGGGGGGGTCGTTTTTGTTGATTTTGGCGAGGCCTGGAAAGCGGATGAGAGGTTCCAGTCGAACGAACTCAAAGGAAATTGGGGCGCCGGACTGCGGCTGGGACTTTTGCGTTCCTCACAGTTTCGGGTGTTGCGCTTTGACTGGGCGCGCCCTTTCGGTTCGGGCGGCTGGATTTTCACCTTCGGAACGGGGATGAGTTTCGAACTTGAATAAATGCATTTGGATTCTGATTGGCGGAATCTTTATCGGCCGATTGGTTATGGCACTTGTTTTGCCCCTTACCCCGCAGGAGGCCTACTATTGGAATTACTCCCGCCACCTTGCCTTGAGCTACTTTGACCATCCTCCTTTGACGGCTTGGACAATTTTTATTTTCACGTTGTCGTTCGGCCATACCGAACTGGCCGTCCGGCTGCCGGCGCTTTTGTATTCCGCCGGGGCTTTTCTTGTTCTTTATGCGTTGGTTTGTAAATTGGCGGGGCCCCGACCCAAGGAATTTCTGCCGCTGCTTTTGTCCCCTTTTTTCGTCATCGGCGGGTCGCAGATGCTGCCCGATTCTCCTTTGCTTTTCTTTTTTGCATTGGCCCTTTACTTCAGTTATCGGGCGGCGGTGGAGGGAGACGAAAAGGCTTGGTACGGCTTTGGTGCGGCGGCCGGATTGGCTTTGCTTTCCAAATACAGCGCTGTTTTAATTTTTGCCGGTCTTGGGATATATACGCTGTTAACCAGGAGCCGGCTTTTTTTGCGTTTGCGAAGTTTTTGGATTTCCCTCCTTCTGTGCGGACTAATCTTTGGACCAGTCATCGTCTGGAACGTCCAAAACGATTGGGTCTCCTTCCTTTTCCAATCCGCCCGCCGGGCACAGGAATTATCCGAATTCAGCTTGTACAATTTTGGACGCTATCTGGTCACGCAAATTTTAATCGTTTCACCGGCCCTTTGGCTGGTGGGCTGGCGGGCTTTGTGGGTCGGTATTCGTGAAGGATGGGGAGGCGCCAATCAGCAGGCCTTGTTTCTGGCCGCTTTTGCGCTTCCTTTTTTGGGGGGATTTACACTTCTTTCCTTTTTTTACTGGGTGAAACTGAACTGGCTCTGGCCGGGGTATTTAGGCGCGACCACTTTGGCCCTTCTTCTCGCTTCGCAGGGGAAAATGAGCTTTTGGTTTAAAACCAGTTTGGCTAGTTCGTTTGCCTTTCTTGGGCCATCTGTGTTCCTGCTTTTTTATCAGCCCCTGGCTGTAAACTGGCCGGGAAACAGCTTGGCCGGCTGGAGGGAACTGGCGGAAAAAGTGGAGAGAATGAGAAAGAAGCAGAGAGGGGATTGGCTCGCAGCCGGGTATGAATACAAAACCGCCTCGGAATTGGCTTTTTATCTTCCAGGCCGACCGGAAACCTATTCCAATCCGCTCATCGGCCGGCCCGGGCTGCAGTACGATTTCTGGTTCGACAAGAAGAAAGTCTTGGGAAAAAACCTTCTGTTCGTGGTTGACCGGCGGGACCGATTGAACGATGCGCCAGCCGTTCTCTCCCGCTTTTTCAAACGTGTTGACGACCCCGATTCATTGGTTGTAAAGAGCGGACGGGGATACGTCACCACCTTCTATATATATCCCTGTTACGATTATAAGGGGGGATAAACTTGCGTAAAACAAATTTTTCCCCATATTTGCCGGTATGACAGACATAACGGATACGGCCGCAGCTTTGTTGAAAACAGACTTGCCTGGACTTCCGCTTTTCCGGCGCGGAAAAGTGCGGGACATCTACGATTTGGGGGACTACCTGCTTTTGGTCGCCACCGACCGGCTTTCCGCCTTCGATGTGGTGATGCCGGAAGGGATTCCGGACAAGGGGAAGATTTTGACCGCCCTGTCGGTTTTCTGGTTTGAGTTTCTTGCTGACGTTGTCCCCAATCATCTGGTGGCCTGCCGGGTTGAGGACTTCCCAAAGGATTTGCAAAAACATCGCGACCAGCTGGAGGGACGCTCCCTTTTGGTCAAAAAAGCCCGGCGCATCGATTTGGAATGCGTGGTACGGGGCTACATCGCCGGGTCGCTTTGGAAGGAATACAAAGCTGCACGGGGGGAAAACGGCAAGCCGGTGCAGTTGTACGACTACCATTTTCCCGGCGATTTGCTCGAATCACAAAAGCTGCCGGAGCCGATTTTCACTCCGGCCACCAAGGAAGACACCGGTCACGACCAGAATATTTCGGTTACGGAAGCCGGAAATCGATTCGGTATGGAGACCGTTGACCAGTTGAGGCGTCTTTCGCTTGCCATTTTCCACAAAGCGGCCGGCTACGCGGCGTCCAAGGGAATCATTTTAGTGGACACCAAGTTTGAGTTTGGCTACATTGATGGAAGGCTTTCGTTGATAGACGAGGTGCTCTCCCCCGATTCCTCCCGTTTTTGGCTCGCTTCGCAGTATCAGCCGGGCCGCCCGCAGGACGGATTTGACAAACAATTTGTCCGCAACTACCTCGAATCGATAAATTGGGACAAAAAGCCGCCCGCCCCGCACCTGCCCGAAGATGTAGTCTTGAAAACCCGTGAAAAATATATCGAGGCCTATCGTCTTTTGACCGGCCGGGATTTTTGATGGCGACGGAAGAGGTTTTGATTGAGGAAGAGAGGGTGACCGACCGGATCGCGGTCAAACGGGCTCTGGTTTCGGTTTACGACAAATCAAAGCTGGAACTTTTGGCGGAGATTCTGAAACGCCATTCGATAGCCGTTTTATCGACCGGCAAGACGCTGGAGGTTCTGGCCAAACTGGGCGTTTGGGTCGAATCGGTGGCGGCCTACACCGGCTCGGAAGAAATTCTGGACGGCCGGGTGAAAACCCTCCATCCCAAACTCTTTGCCGGTATCCTTTCACGCCGTACGAAAGAAGAGCATCAAACTACAATGAAAAAACAGGGATGGGAAAATATTGACTTGGTGGTGGTAAATCTCTACCCCTTTGAGGCCACCATACAGAAGGCGGGCGTCACGGAAGAAGAGGCGGTCGAAAACATTGACATCGGCGGGCCTTCGCTTCTGCGTGCGGCGGCCAAAAACTTTGAATCGATTGCCGCGATCACGAGCCCGGATGAGTATGAACTCCTTGGGAAGGAATTGCAGAAAAACAACGGGTCTTCCACGCTCGAGTTCCGTAAAAGCTGCGCCCGCAAGGTGTTCGCCTTGACCGCGCGGTACGACGAGCTAATCAGCCGGTATCTTTCCGAAACGGAAATGGGCGTTTCGGAGGGTTTGCCGGAGAACATTCGCATGGAGCTTCTTAAAAAACAGGAACTGCGCTACGGTGAGAACCCCCATCAAAAAGGGGCTTGGTATTCTGCCGGCGAAGGATGGGGAGCGGACAGCTTCGAAATTTTAGGCGGCAAGGAACTTTCCTATAACAACCTTCGCGATTTGAACGCCGCTTACAAACTATGCTTGGAATTTGACGAGCCGTTTGCCGCCATTTTCAAGCATACCAACCCCTGCGGTGCGGCGGTCGGAAAAACGCTGGCGGAAGCGTATCGGGATGCCTACGAGTGTGACCCCCTTTCGGCTTATGGAGGCATTGTCGGATTAAACCAGAAAGTGGATTTGACTACGGCTCGAGCACTGAATGATTCGGTTTTTCTCGAATGCATCTTGGCACCCGCGTTTGCGGCGGATGCGCTGGAACTACTGAATGAAAAGAAAAACCGGCGCATCGTCGCCTGCCGGAATTGGAAAAGTCACGGGGGGAGCGGTTTTCGGCTTTTCCATCTGGAAGGCGGTTTTTTGGCGGAAAGCGTGGATACCGCCGTCTCGGAAAAGCAGGATCTGCAAGTGGTTTCGAAGCGAAAGCCGGGCGAGGAGGAAATAGAAAGTTTGCTTTTTGCCGAAAGAGTTGCCAAGCACACCCACTCGAACGCCATTGTATTAGTTCAAGGGGAAAAAACGGTCGGCATTGCCGGCGGAATCACATCGCGGGTGGATGCCGTCTGGCTGGCTCTGCACAAAGCGGGCGGCCGGGCCAAGGGCTCCGTTCTGGCTTCAGATGCCTTTTTCCCGATGCCGGACGGGGTGGAAAAGGCGGCGTCGGGCGGAGTGATTGCCGTTTTGGCTCCCTCCGGTTCAAAAAAGGATGCGGATGTGATTGCGGCTGCTGACCGGGCCGGCGTCAGTTTGGTTTTTTCCGGCCACAGGCATTTTCGGCATTAAAAGCTTGGCAAATCTGCCCCCAGGTTTTACCTTATAACCCAGCTATGAATGACGAGCGGCTTTTGGAGGCGGTCACCTTTTTGGTGGAAAAAGCCTGCCCGGAGCGGCAATCAGGCAAGGACTACCAAAAGGAGCTTTCCTATTGGTCGGCCCAGTTGGGGAAAATGGGTTTCTCCGACCGTGAAGTGGGTATGGCCTTGAGCTGGATTCTGGAACGCTTTGGTCCGCAGGGGGAGAGAAGGCCCACTCCTTCCTCCATACGGATTTTTTCCGACGCGGAAATATCCTTTTTTACGGCGGATGCCTTTTCCGCCTTGGTGCGTTACTACGCCCTGGGTCTTTTGCCTGCTGACCGGCTTGAACTTCTTTTGGAAAAGGTGAGCTGGGCCGGGAAGGCGCCGGTGGACCGGAAGAATCTGGAATGGCTGGTTTCGATATTGATATTTTCCCCGGCGGAACGGATGATGGGATACCCGGCGGACCCGGCTTCCACTACCCCGAACGCAGGCGGGGTGCACTGATGCTTTCCGGCAAAAAGATTCTGGTGGGGGTAACCGGCGGAATCGCCGCCTATAAGACTCCGTTTTTGGTACGGCAACTGGTTGAGGCAAAGGCCTCCGTACGGGTAGTGATGACCGAGGCGGCGCATCATTTCGTCACCCCCCTCGTTTTGGAAACGCTTTCCGGCAACCCGGTGTCGTCCGAGCTATTTCCGCAGCAATTTGCGTCCACCCACCATATTGAGCTGGCCCGCTGGCCGGATTTGATTGTGGTGGCTCCCGCCACGGCCGATTTCATCGGGCGGGTCGCGAACGGCTTGGCGCCGGATTTGTTGTGCAGCATCCTTTTGGCGACAAAAACCGAGGTTCTTTTGGCTCCGGCGATGAACACTGAAATCTGGCGCCATTTCCAAGTGCAGGAAAACTGCGCCAAGCTGGAAAAGCTCGGATTTCAATTTGTAGGGCCGGAGGAGGGGAAGTTGGCTACCGCCTCGGAAGGGGAGGGGATGGGGCGGATGAGCGCGCCGGAGCAAATTTTCAACAAAATGGATGCGATATTTGCCGACCGGGAGCTTTTGAAGGGGAAAAGAATCATCGTCACCGGCGGGCGGACGGAGGAAGCCATCGACCCGGTGCGGTATTTGTCAAACCGCTCCTCCGGCAAGATGGGGGCGGCTTTGGCCAAAAACGCCGTTTATATGGGGGCAAAAGTGACTTTTGTGCACGGCCGGATGTCCATCGAGCCGCCGGGGAATACGGAAAACGTTTTTGCCGCCACGGCGGAGGAAATGCAAAAGGAGCTGGCCGGGCTGTATCCGAAGAGCGACGCGGTGATAATGGCGGCGGCGGTCTCCGATTTCCGGCCGGAAAAGGTGAGCAAGGAAAAAATCAAACGGGAAGGGAAAATGACTTTGAATTTGCTCCCCAACCCGGACATTCTGGCCCGGCTGGGAAAGGCCAAAAAAAAGCAAAAACTGGTGGGTTTTGCCCTTGAAACTGGAAACGGGCTTACGAACGGGAAGAAAAAACTGGAAGAGAAGAATCTGGACATTTTGGTTTTCAACCGGGCGGATCTTCCGGACGCCGGGTTTGACGTGGATACCAACCGGGTGACTTTGTATTTTCCTTCCGGAAAAAGAGAAGAAGTGCCCTTGGCTTCCAAGGATGAAGTGGCGCGGGTGATTTTACGGAAGCTGGCGGGGATTTTGTGAACTCGAAAGAAAAGCTGAAAAAATATCTGGCCCAACGTGTGGAGTTGGGGGTGAGCGAAGCGGTGCTGCCGCCAAAAACAGTATCAACAAAGACGTCAACGGTGGCCTCGTCTCCAGTGGTAAAGCAGGCGACGCTTTTCGGCGGGCCGGCGGCCGGTTTGAAGGAGAATCCGGTGCGGCCGGATCCGGGGCGGACTTTGGAATCGTTTTACCACGAAATCAAGGACTGCGTCCGCTGCCCCTTGGGGCACACCCGCACCAAGTTTGTCTTCGGCGTGGGGAATCCCAAAGCGGATATCATGTTTGTCGGCGAGGCGCCGGGAAGGGACGAGGATTTGCAGGGGGAGCCGTTCGTCGGGCGGGCGGGCAAGCTTTTGGATAAAATTCTGGAAGCGACCGGGTTTCGCCGGGAAGAGGTGTATATTGCCAACGTTTTGAAATGCCGTCCGCCGGAAAACCGGGACCCCCAGCCCGATGAGATGGAAACCTGCTCCCCATATCTTTTGGAGCAGATTCGCTTAATCAATCCCAAATTCATCGTTTGCCTGGGCCGCATTGCCGCGATGCAGCTTCTGGAAACGAAACTCGCGCTCGGAAAACTGCGGGGCGCCTTCCACGACTTCAACGGCATCAAGGTGATGGTCACCTATCATCCGGCAGCGCTTTTGCGCTTTGCGGAATATAAAAAGGATGTCTGGGAGGATATGAAGGTTTTGAGAAAAGCGTATGACGGGGTGGTGTTGAAGTAATGGCCGACCGGATCCGGTTTGAAACCGAAACGGAAACCGCCGAGCGCATCCCTCCCAGCAATCTGGAGGCGGAGCGGGCCGTTTTGGGGGCGATGCTTCTGGACAAGGAGGCGATCGGCCGGGCGCTTGAAATCCTCGACGAGGATGCCTTTTACCGTCCCGCCCACCAAAAGATTTTCCGAACCATGATAAAACTCTACGACGCTTCCGAAGCCGTCGATTTGACCACCCTTTCGGAGGCGTTGGTCAAATCGGGTGAATTGGAGGAAGTGGGGGGGCGGCTTTTCCTGGTCTCGTTGGCCGAGGGGGTGGCCACCTCGGCCAACATCGAGTACCATTCCCGCATCGTTCTGGAAAAATCCACGCTTAGACGGATGATAGAGACCGGCACGCAAATCGTCTCCTCCTGCTACGACCCTACGGCGGACGTGGACGAGCTTCTGGACCAGGCGGAATCGAAAATCTTCGCCATTTCGGAAGTGCGGACCAAAGAGGGGTTCGTGCCTTTGGGCTCGATTTTGCCGCACACCTTTGAATCGATTGAGGAATACCATCGTCAGGAGGGGGCCATCACCGGGCTGGCGACCGGCTTTACGGAGCTGGATGCCTTGACCGGCGGGCTGCAGCCCTCCGATTTGATTGTGGTGGCGGGGCGCCCTTCGATGGGGAAAACGGCGTTTGTTTTGACCATCTGCGAGCAGGTCGCCGTGGAGCAGCAGATTCCGGTGGCGGTTTTTTCCTTGGAAATGTCCAAACAGCAAATCGCCCAGCGGATGCTCTGCAGCCGGGCGCGGGTTTCCTGGCACCGGATGCGCACGGGGCGGCTGGCGAACGCCGAGTGGACCAACCTGGGAATCGCCGTCGGGCCGCTTTCCGACGCGAAAATCTTTGTGGATGATTCCCCCAACATCGGCATACTCGAGATGCGCGCCAAGGCCCGCCGGCTGATGTCCCAGCACCAAATCGGGCTATTGGTCATCGACTATATGCAATTAATGCATGGTCCGCGCGGAGCGGAATCCCGCCAGCAGGAAATCTCCATCATCTCCCGCTCACTGAAGGGGCTTGCCAAGGAGCTGGACATCCCGGTGGTGGCGCTTTCCCAGCTTTCGCGCCAAGTGGAGGTGCGCGGCGGCGACCGCCGCCCGCAACTCGCGGATTTGCGGGAATCGGGCGCCATCGAGCAGGATGCCGACGTGGTGGCCTTCATTTACCGCCCCGAGATGTACAAAATCGACCGGGATAAGGAGGGCCGTTCCCTCGAAGGGGTGGCGGAGGTGATTGTCGCCAAGCAGCGCAACGGCCCGACCGGCTCCGTACGATTGACCTTCCTCAAGGAATACGCCCGCTTTGAGAATATGGCTTCCCTTCCAGAGGCTGTTCCATCGGGCGGCGGGCCGGCTCCGTTTTGATGGTGCGCATCCCCTTTCGATTCAATCGCAACGCAAGGACTTTCTCTGCTTCGCTTCCCACATTGGAGAGGATATTAAATGCCCCGCACGGTAGAGCTTGAATATGTCGGCGGAAAAGTGGTTCGTTTTTTCGCCCACACGGGGGCGGTTTTCATTCTGCTCGGCCGCACGGTTGTCGCTTTTGGCGAAATCGGAAAGCGCATCGGCCTCTGGTTCGACCAGATGCTCTTCGTCGGTGTCCGCTCGCTGCCGCTCATCGTCATCACGTCGGTTTTCACCGGCGGCGTCTCCGCCTGGCAGGCGGCCTATCAGTTCAAGGGGTACATCCCTTTGCGTTACCTCGGTACCGCCGTTGGCAAGGCCATCGTCATCGAATTAGCCCCTGTATTGACGGCATTGGTCGTGGCCGGCCGCGTCGGTGCGGCGATGGCGGCGGAAATCGGCACGATGAAGGTGACCGAGCAGGTGGATGCCCTTGAGGCGATGGGAGTAAACCCGGTATCCTATCTGGTTTTCCCCCGGGTGGCGGGCTCCATCATCATGCTCCCCGTTCTCACGGTATTTGCCGACTTTATTGCCATCATGGGGGCGATGGCGGTGGCGGTTTTCTTTGTTGGGCTCTCCGGCGAGATTTTTCTAAACGGCGTGAAGCTGTTTTTCCACGTTTCCGATTTGGTTTCCGGCCTGGTGAAAGCGGCGGTTTTCGGGCTTATCATTTCGCTGGTCGGCTGCTACCACGGC
Proteins encoded in this region:
- the purH gene encoding bifunctional phosphoribosylaminoimidazolecarboxamide formyltransferase/IMP cyclohydrolase; amino-acid sequence: MATEEVLIEEERVTDRIAVKRALVSVYDKSKLELLAEILKRHSIAVLSTGKTLEVLAKLGVWVESVAAYTGSEEILDGRVKTLHPKLFAGILSRRTKEEHQTTMKKQGWENIDLVVVNLYPFEATIQKAGVTEEEAVENIDIGGPSLLRAAAKNFESIAAITSPDEYELLGKELQKNNGSSTLEFRKSCARKVFALTARYDELISRYLSETEMGVSEGLPENIRMELLKKQELRYGENPHQKGAWYSAGEGWGADSFEILGGKELSYNNLRDLNAAYKLCLEFDEPFAAIFKHTNPCGAAVGKTLAEAYRDAYECDPLSAYGGIVGLNQKVDLTTARALNDSVFLECILAPAFAADALELLNEKKNRRIVACRNWKSHGGSGFRLFHLEGGFLAESVDTAVSEKQDLQVVSKRKPGEEEIESLLFAERVAKHTHSNAIVLVQGEKTVGIAGGITSRVDAVWLALHKAGGRAKGSVLASDAFFPMPDGVEKAASGGVIAVLAPSGSKKDADVIAAADRAGVSLVFSGHRHFRH
- a CDS encoding uracil-DNA glycosylase; amino-acid sequence: MNSKEKLKKYLAQRVELGVSEAVLPPKTVSTKTSTVASSPVVKQATLFGGPAAGLKENPVRPDPGRTLESFYHEIKDCVRCPLGHTRTKFVFGVGNPKADIMFVGEAPGRDEDLQGEPFVGRAGKLLDKILEATGFRREEVYIANVLKCRPPENRDPQPDEMETCSPYLLEQIRLINPKFIVCLGRIAAMQLLETKLALGKLRGAFHDFNGIKVMVTYHPAALLRFAEYKKDVWEDMKVLRKAYDGVVLK
- a CDS encoding ABC transporter permease, with product MPRTVELEYVGGKVVRFFAHTGAVFILLGRTVVAFGEIGKRIGLWFDQMLFVGVRSLPLIVITSVFTGGVSAWQAAYQFKGYIPLRYLGTAVGKAIVIELAPVLTALVVAGRVGAAMAAEIGTMKVTEQVDALEAMGVNPVSYLVFPRVAGSIIMLPVLTVFADFIAIMGAMAVAVFFVGLSGEIFLNGVKLFFHVSDLVSGLVKAAVFGLIISLVGCYHGLSAEGGAEGVGRSTTRAVVWASVLILVSDYLIATLLFSI
- a CDS encoding phosphoribosylaminoimidazolesuccinocarboxamide synthase; its protein translation is MTDITDTAAALLKTDLPGLPLFRRGKVRDIYDLGDYLLLVATDRLSAFDVVMPEGIPDKGKILTALSVFWFEFLADVVPNHLVACRVEDFPKDLQKHRDQLEGRSLLVKKARRIDLECVVRGYIAGSLWKEYKAARGENGKPVQLYDYHFPGDLLESQKLPEPIFTPATKEDTGHDQNISVTEAGNRFGMETVDQLRRLSLAIFHKAAGYAASKGIILVDTKFEFGYIDGRLSLIDEVLSPDSSRFWLASQYQPGRPQDGFDKQFVRNYLESINWDKKPPAPHLPEDVVLKTREKYIEAYRLLTGRDF
- a CDS encoding BamA/TamA family outer membrane protein, which encodes MNTKSILKPSSWFCKSWLAGSLIFGAFFCTRAWADSLETAVPKIRSVVIERQDIFPAEEESLWLFRLANRFHLRTKEPVVRRELLLKAGENYDSVLAEESERNLRALGIFGSVLVTPHIISDSLVDLLVETSDQWTTSGNFAFGGGGGAYEFSLGFEEENLLGWGQRFELLYEESDLRVGRCVSFYDRKLLSRPVSLYWIAESRSDGDYYLIEAARPLYSSRDKWGARLQGLTYTDRLRFFDHGEERFYFQQKVREASFSVLRSWGREFKTNASLGYTITQNRFSGPFYFFSADTVHTPGRYGFVPPEERVHAFTAALNWYVNRFSEERYLDNFGVVEDVRNGESVSFEYVFGAKFLGSSLSRHELAFSTGTTRKAGRHLFQVVAGNRTSFLSQNWEGSFWQGNLRYYWRWTERQTTAFRFDLSTINGLSRYGQFLLGGEKGLRGYEARTLAGSRMVLGTAEHRFFGPNLFSLFGLGGVVFVDFGEAWKADERFQSNELKGNWGAGLRLGLLRSSQFRVLRFDWARPFGSGGWIFTFGTGMSFELE
- the dnaB gene encoding replicative DNA helicase, yielding MADRIRFETETETAERIPPSNLEAERAVLGAMLLDKEAIGRALEILDEDAFYRPAHQKIFRTMIKLYDASEAVDLTTLSEALVKSGELEEVGGRLFLVSLAEGVATSANIEYHSRIVLEKSTLRRMIETGTQIVSSCYDPTADVDELLDQAESKIFAISEVRTKEGFVPLGSILPHTFESIEEYHRQEGAITGLATGFTELDALTGGLQPSDLIVVAGRPSMGKTAFVLTICEQVAVEQQIPVAVFSLEMSKQQIAQRMLCSRARVSWHRMRTGRLANAEWTNLGIAVGPLSDAKIFVDDSPNIGILEMRAKARRLMSQHQIGLLVIDYMQLMHGPRGAESRQQEISIISRSLKGLAKELDIPVVALSQLSRQVEVRGGDRRPQLADLRESGAIEQDADVVAFIYRPEMYKIDRDKEGRSLEGVAEVIVAKQRNGPTGSVRLTFLKEYARFENMASLPEAVPSGGGPAPF
- a CDS encoding glycosyltransferase family 39 protein; translated protein: MNKCIWILIGGIFIGRLVMALVLPLTPQEAYYWNYSRHLALSYFDHPPLTAWTIFIFTLSFGHTELAVRLPALLYSAGAFLVLYALVCKLAGPRPKEFLPLLLSPFFVIGGSQMLPDSPLLFFFALALYFSYRAAVEGDEKAWYGFGAAAGLALLSKYSAVLIFAGLGIYTLLTRSRLFLRLRSFWISLLLCGLIFGPVIVWNVQNDWVSFLFQSARRAQELSEFSLYNFGRYLVTQILIVSPALWLVGWRALWVGIREGWGGANQQALFLAAFALPFLGGFTLLSFFYWVKLNWLWPGYLGATTLALLLASQGKMSFWFKTSLASSFAFLGPSVFLLFYQPLAVNWPGNSLAGWRELAEKVERMRKKQRGDWLAAGYEYKTASELAFYLPGRPETYSNPLIGRPGLQYDFWFDKKKVLGKNLLFVVDRRDRLNDAPAVLSRFFKRVDDPDSLVVKSGRGYVTTFYIYPCYDYKGG
- the purN gene encoding phosphoribosylglycinamide formyltransferase, which translates into the protein MASRLSVWVSGSGSNLERIVEASRNGEIPASVVLVVSDRPGILALERAAKHSIPSAVISKKDYESEGAYALALMELLKKHRVDLICLAGYLRKVPNEVVRAYSGRILNLHPALLPNYGGKGFFGRTVHEAVLAAKEKETGATVHYVDEQYDHGSIILQKKIPVLPTDTPETLAERVHQLEYEIYPEAIKLVLQKLARR
- the coaBC gene encoding bifunctional phosphopantothenoylcysteine decarboxylase/phosphopantothenate--cysteine ligase CoaBC; its protein translation is MLSGKKILVGVTGGIAAYKTPFLVRQLVEAKASVRVVMTEAAHHFVTPLVLETLSGNPVSSELFPQQFASTHHIELARWPDLIVVAPATADFIGRVANGLAPDLLCSILLATKTEVLLAPAMNTEIWRHFQVQENCAKLEKLGFQFVGPEEGKLATASEGEGMGRMSAPEQIFNKMDAIFADRELLKGKRIIVTGGRTEEAIDPVRYLSNRSSGKMGAALAKNAVYMGAKVTFVHGRMSIEPPGNTENVFAATAEEMQKELAGLYPKSDAVIMAAAVSDFRPEKVSKEKIKREGKMTLNLLPNPDILARLGKAKKKQKLVGFALETGNGLTNGKKKLEEKNLDILVFNRADLPDAGFDVDTNRVTLYFPSGKREEVPLASKDEVARVILRKLAGIL
- a CDS encoding DUF494 family protein, whose amino-acid sequence is MNDERLLEAVTFLVEKACPERQSGKDYQKELSYWSAQLGKMGFSDREVGMALSWILERFGPQGERRPTPSSIRIFSDAEISFFTADAFSALVRYYALGLLPADRLELLLEKVSWAGKAPVDRKNLEWLVSILIFSPAERMMGYPADPASTTPNAGGVH